In the Populus trichocarpa isolate Nisqually-1 chromosome 1, P.trichocarpa_v4.1, whole genome shotgun sequence genome, one interval contains:
- the LOC7486996 gene encoding protein spotted leaf 11, with product MEVKRRTARLLVTRLGSVSEQTRSEALAELRLMTKNDAEPRPIIAEAGAIPYLEETLYSSSHDSQDNAAAILLNISISSRTALMSTRGLLDAISHVLRHHATNSSPFAVQSSAATLHSLLVDDSYRPVIGAKRDIVYSLIEIIKRPNSPPRSVKDALKALFGIALFPLNRANLIGLGGVAALFSLVLKDGRVGIVEDATAVIAQIAGCAESEREFWKVSGVKVLVDLLDVGTGSSERVKENAVGALLNLVSCGGGGVVKQVKEMGPGAVEGIRDVVENGTAKGKSKGIALLKVVEGGAKEWDFAMNTRELPSVEF from the exons ATGGAAGTGAAGCGCAGGACAGCGCGTTTACTAGTTACAAGGCTAGGTTCTGTCTCTGAGCAAACACGGTCTGAAGCCTTAGCTGAACTTCGCTTGATGACCAAAAACGATGCCGAACCACGTCCGATCATTGCCGAAGCCGGTGCAATCCCGTATCTAGAAGAAACCCTTTACTCTTCTTCTCACGACTCACAAGATAACGCAGCTGCAATTCTGCTGAACATCTCTATCTCTTCACGCACCGCCTTGATGTCAACGCGCGGCCTTCTTGATGCAATCTCTCATGTCCTACGCCATCATGCGACCAATTCATCCCCCTTCGCTGTCCAGTCATCTGCTGCCACGTTGCACAGCCTTCTTGTTGATGATTCTTACCGACCCGTTATTGGGGCTAAGCGTGATATTGTTTACTCTTTGATTGAAATAATCAAGAGGCCTAATTCGCCGCCGAGGTCTGTAAAGGATGCGCTGAAAGCCCTTTTTGGGATTGCTTTGTTTCCGTTGAATCGTGCGAATCTGATTGGTTTAGGTGGGGTGGCGGCGTTGTTTTCGTTGGTTTTGAAGGATGGGAGAGTGGGGATTGTGGAGGATGCGACGGCGGTGATTGCACAAATAGCAGGGTGTGCggagagtgagagagagttTTGGAAGGTTTCGGGGGTTAAGGTTTTGGTAGATTTACTGGATGTTGGGACGGGTTCGAGCGAGAGGGTTAAGGAGAATGCGGTGGGGGCTTTGTTGAATTTGGTGAGTTGTGGAGGGGGAGGAGTGGTGAAGCAGGTGAAGGAAATGGGACCGGGCGCGGTGGAGGGGATTAGGGATGTTGTGGAGAATGGGACCGCGAAAGGGAAGAGCAAAGGGATTGCATTGTTGAAAGTTGTTGAGGGTGGAGCAAAGGAATGGGATTTTGCG ATGAATACGCGTGAATTACCTTCTGTTGAATTCTAG